The Leishmania panamensis strain MHOM/PA/94/PSC-1 chromosome 32 sequence genome window below encodes:
- a CDS encoding hypothetical protein (TriTrypDB/GeneDB-style sysID: LpmP.32.3750) has translation MSESLLRRSEQSDDATRDRIHYVRAQRRHLERETRMLRMALEELHEEAEQMNDEEVLARRTIQEKHRELLRCLLHFALAEHDSTRDTAAATSAPMQQDATDTIVCELLRQYKHEQDAYTQEVKQRVESTRGKAEQSCLSVSDTSAAPQLLQDCICGVDSPVEVAEVNYLRSTLEALRERKAEVEEETEAALLSIGRTLLC, from the coding sequence GAGCAGAGCGATGATGCCACACGAGACCGTATTCACTACGTgagggcgcagcggcggcaccttgAACGCGAGACACGAATGCTGCGCATGGCACTGGAGGAGTTGCACGAAGAAGCGGAGCAGATGAATGATGAAGAAGTGTTGGCGCGTCGCACAATACAGGAGAAGCATCGAGAGTTACTGCGGTGCCTACTTCATTTTGCTTTAGCTGAGCATGATTCAACAAGAgacacagcggcggcaaccAGTGCACCCATGCAACAAGACGCGACAGACACCATTGTTTGTGAGCTACTGCGGCAGTACAAGCACGAGCAAGACGCCTACACGCAGGAGGTCAAGCAGCGCGTGGAAAGTACTAGAGGGAAAGCTGAACAGTCGTGTTTGAGCGTCAGTGACACTtccgccgcgccacagcTTCTGCAAGATTGCATCTGTGGCGTGGACTCCCCTGTAGAAGTAGCTGAGGTCAACTACCTTCGCAGCACCTTGGAGGCGCTCCGCGAGAGAAAGGccgaggtggaagaggagacggAAGCAGCGCTCCTGAGCATTGGCCGCACGCTGCTTTGCTGA
- a CDS encoding hypothetical protein (TriTrypDB/GeneDB-style sysID: LpmP.32.3760), with product MAPPKASFPARFFAGDFMGINWNRVSWMAPYNNFYPVTMCGGWGGRMWSSFIQYGRFDNRAGLIMVRNLVMGIPSALMALLMLGNMDWYQCMQCAFYFPGIPMPQWAQDKYAKEMEWYTWNKPGAMAKHHYAGTVSIPGTEKYIMEM from the coding sequence ATGGCGCCACCGAAGGCCTCTTTCCCTGCCCGCTTCTTCGCGGGTGACTTCATGGGCATCAACTGGAACCGTGTTAGCTGGATGGCCCCGTACAACAACTTCTACCCCGTCACAATGTGCGGTGGCTGGGGTGGTCGTATGTGGTCCAGCTTCATTCAGTACGGTCGCTTTGATAATCGTGCCGGCCTCATCATGGTGCGTAACCTGGTCATGGGCATCCCAAGTGCTCTCATGGCTCTGTTGATGCTCGGCAACATGGACTGGTACCAGTGCATGCAGTGTGCCTTCTACTTCCCCGGCATCCCAATGCCACAGTGGGCGCAGGATAAGTACGCAAAGGAGATGGAGTGGTACACCTGGAACAAGCCGGGTGCCATGGCAAAGCACCACTACGCCGGAACTGTGTCGATCCCTGGCACCGAGAAGTACATAATGGAGATGTAG